One region of Candidatus Methylomirabilis sp. genomic DNA includes:
- the mreD gene encoding rod shape-determining protein MreD, translating to MITFLLALFSVCLLQTAIVPLLTIGGIAPDLFLILLLGLSLSVGPEPAAAAGFLIGLYQDSLSGAPLGLNAFTLSLIGFLVSRLSRQVKTTQLAGRFALLCLAGLLSGLITLLLLRFFHAPRPLASALLWTALPGALYTAMLGTGLLAMLRPRTAGDLNR from the coding sequence ATGATTACGTTCCTGCTCGCGCTCTTCAGCGTCTGCCTCCTTCAGACCGCCATCGTCCCCCTTCTCACCATCGGCGGCATTGCGCCGGACCTGTTTCTGATCCTTCTTCTCGGGCTGAGCCTCTCGGTAGGGCCGGAGCCGGCAGCCGCCGCCGGCTTCCTGATCGGGCTGTACCAGGACTCTCTTTCGGGCGCCCCCCTTGGCCTCAATGCGTTCACATTGAGTCTGATCGGCTTCCTGGTGAGCCGATTAAGTCGGCAGGTGAAGACGACCCAGTTGGCCGGACGATTTGCGCTGCTCTGTCTGGCCGGCCTGTTATCCGGGCTCATCACCCTCCTGCTCCTCCGCTTCTTTCATGCGCCCCGCCCGTTGGCCTCCGCCCTTCTGTGGACCGCGCTGCCGGGAGCACTCTACACCGCGATGCTCGGAACCGGGCTGCTCGCCATGCTGAGGCCGCGGACCGCCGGGGATCTGAATCGATGA
- the mreC gene encoding rod shape-determining protein MreC, translating to MTRLLLRYRRALVLPAALLLAFVLMTLQARSGNSVALFTKQILLTSISPFLRLATKSFDLTATLWNEYVDLRRVRRDNQLLKEEIRQLQTEVGELHETALEHARLSRLLQMSNRVGTETVVAKVIGKDATNWFRTILIDRGADRGIQRHMVVVTTEGLVGRVVDVTPFTARVQLITDPESAVGALIQRSRVIGVAAGSQGGALQIKYLPLMADVAVGDRIITSGMGGIFPKGIPVGKVVRSSRPTNGTLFQLIEAQPHADFSRLEDVMVLKRPPSSNQSWAGEEPPP from the coding sequence ATGACTCGGCTGTTGCTTCGATATCGACGGGCGCTCGTCCTTCCGGCTGCCCTGCTCCTGGCTTTCGTGCTGATGACGTTACAGGCGCGCAGCGGCAACTCTGTCGCCCTTTTCACGAAGCAGATCCTCCTCACCTCCATCTCCCCATTTCTTCGACTTGCCACGAAGAGCTTCGACCTGACCGCTACACTCTGGAATGAGTACGTCGATCTCCGCCGGGTCCGTCGCGACAATCAGCTCTTGAAGGAGGAGATTCGACAACTCCAAACCGAGGTGGGCGAGTTGCACGAGACGGCCTTGGAACACGCGCGCTTGAGTCGACTCCTCCAGATGAGCAACCGAGTGGGCACGGAGACGGTCGTCGCCAAGGTGATCGGAAAGGACGCCACAAACTGGTTCAGAACGATCCTGATCGATAGGGGGGCGGATCGGGGGATCCAGCGCCATATGGTGGTCGTGACCACCGAAGGGCTGGTGGGGAGAGTGGTGGATGTGACGCCGTTCACGGCTCGGGTACAGCTCATTACCGATCCGGAAAGTGCCGTGGGCGCCCTCATCCAGCGAAGCCGCGTCATCGGGGTCGCGGCGGGAAGCCAAGGGGGGGCGCTCCAGATCAAGTATCTCCCTCTGATGGCCGACGTAGCCGTCGGCGACCGGATCATTACCTCGGGCATGGGCGGCATCTTTCCAAAAGGCATCCCGGTGGGTAAGGTCGTACGATCGAGCCGGCCGACGAACGGGACCCTGTTTCAATTGATCGAGGCGCAGCCTCATGCCGACTTCTCGCGTCTGGAAGACGTGATGGTCCTGAAACGGCCGCCTTCGAGCAACCAGTCATGGGCAGGTGAGGAACCCCCGCCATGA
- a CDS encoding rod shape-determining protein: protein MIFDWFFGMFSNDLAIDLGTANTVIYVKGKGIVLSEPSVVAIKKGTNMVLQVGRDAKEMLGRTPGSIVAIRPLKDGVIADFDITESMIKHFIVKIHNRKTLVRPRIVIGVPSGITQVERRAIRDAAEQAGAREVYLMEEPMAAAIGAGLPIQDPVGSMIIDIGGGTTEVAVISLAGIVYAQSVRIAGDEMDEAIVQYLKRKYNLLVGERTAESVKIQIGSAFPFDEPRKIEIKGRDLIAGIPKTITISDSDIREALHDPIYAIVDAVRTALERTPPELAADIADKGIVMAGGGALLHGLDLLISHETHLKVRVAEDPLSCVVLGTGRALDELDLLKRVCLEA from the coding sequence ATGATTTTCGATTGGTTTTTTGGCATGTTCTCTAATGATCTGGCCATCGACCTTGGCACCGCCAACACGGTTATCTACGTGAAGGGGAAGGGGATTGTCCTCAGCGAGCCGTCGGTGGTGGCGATCAAGAAGGGGACCAATATGGTCCTGCAGGTAGGACGCGATGCCAAAGAAATGCTCGGCCGAACCCCCGGCAGCATTGTCGCAATTCGCCCGTTGAAGGACGGTGTCATCGCCGACTTCGATATTACCGAGTCGATGATCAAGCATTTTATCGTCAAGATCCATAACCGGAAGACCCTCGTCCGTCCCCGAATCGTAATCGGCGTCCCCTCCGGCATCACCCAGGTCGAGAGGCGCGCCATCCGCGATGCTGCGGAGCAGGCCGGAGCGCGCGAGGTGTACCTGATGGAAGAGCCTATGGCCGCGGCAATCGGGGCCGGACTCCCGATTCAAGACCCCGTGGGCAGCATGATCATCGACATCGGGGGAGGAACGACCGAGGTGGCCGTCATCTCTCTGGCCGGGATCGTGTACGCCCAGTCGGTCAGGATTGCCGGAGACGAGATGGATGAGGCGATTGTCCAGTACCTGAAGCGGAAGTATAACCTGCTTGTGGGAGAACGGACCGCAGAGAGCGTGAAGATCCAGATCGGCTCGGCGTTTCCGTTCGACGAACCGCGCAAGATTGAGATCAAAGGGCGCGACCTGATTGCCGGCATCCCGAAGACGATTACCATCAGCGACAGTGACATCCGAGAGGCCCTCCACGATCCGATCTATGCCATTGTGGACGCGGTCCGAACAGCCTTGGAACGGACACCGCCGGAGCTGGCCGCCGACATCGCAGACAAGGGGATCGTGATGGCCGGCGGCGGGGCCCTGCTGCACGGCCTTGATCTGCTGATCTCCCATGAGACCCACCTCAAGGTACGGGTGGCTGAAGACCCGCTCTCGTGTGTCGTGCTCGGAACAGGAAGGGCGCTGGACGAGTTGGATCTTCTTAAGAGGGTGTGCCTCGAGGCATAA